From Vidua macroura isolate BioBank_ID:100142 chromosome 8, ASM2450914v1, whole genome shotgun sequence, one genomic window encodes:
- the WNT8B gene encoding protein Wnt-8b, protein MDPYLGIFFLTPFFQSCYAWSVNNFLMTGPKAYLIYSSSVAAGAQSGIEECKFQFAWDRWNCPERALQLSSHGGLRSANRETAFVHAISSAGVMYTLTRNCSLGDFDNCGCDDSRNGQLGGQGWLWGGCSDNVGFGEAISKQFVDALETGQDARAAMNLHNNEAGRKAVKGTMKRTCKCHGVSGSCTTQTCWLQLPEFREVGTYLKERYHKALKVDLLQGAGNSAASRGAIAETFSSISKKELVHLEDSPDYCLENKTLGLLGTEGRECLKRGKALSKWEKQSCRRLCGDCGLAVEERRAEMVSSCNCKFHWCCAVRCEQCRKRVTKYFCVRKEKRERSGGGGASRKLKRKL, encoded by the exons ATGGACCCTTATCTGGGCATCTTCTTCCTCACTCCCTTCTTCCAGTCCTGCTATGCCTG GTCAGTGAATAATTTCCTGATGACGGGCCCCAAG GCCTATCTCATCTACTCCAGCAGTGTGGCGGCTGGGGCGCAGAGCGGCATCGAGGAATGCAAGTTCCAGTTCGCCTGGGACCGCTGGAACTGCCCGGAGAGggcactgcagctctccagccaTGGTGGGCTGCGCAGTG CAAACCGAGAAACAGCCTTTGTCCACGCCATCAGCTCTGCGGGTGTCATGTACACGCTGACCCGGAACTGCAGCCTGGGGGATTTTGACAACTGTGGCTGTGACGACTCCCGCAATGGACAGCTGG GGGGACAAGGCTGGCTGTGGGGAGGCTGCAGCGATAACGTGGGCTTTGGGGAAGCTATTTCCAAGCAGTTTGTGGATGCCCTGGAGACTGGACAAGATGCCAGAGCTGCTATGAACCTGCATAACAATGAGGCAGGTAGAAAG GCAGTGAAAGGGACCATGAAGCGGACTTGCAAATGCCATGGTGTGTCAGGGAGCTGCACCACCCAGACCTGCTGGCTGCAGTTACCCGAGTTTCGGGAGGTGGGCACTTACCTCAAGGAGAGGTACCACAAAGCCCTGAAGGTGGActtgctgcagggagcagggaacagcGCTGCCAGCCGGGGTGCCATTGCTGAGACCTTCAGTTCCATCTCCAAGAAGGAACTGGTCCATTTGGAAGACTCTCCTGACTACTGCCTGGAGAACAAGAcactggggctgctgggcacGGAGGGCAGGGAGTGCCTGAAGAGGGGCAAGGCGCTCAGCAAGtgggagaagcagagctgcCGGCGGCTGTGTGGGGACTGCGGGCTGGCGGTGGAGGAGAGGCGAGCCGAGATGGTGTCGAGCTGCAACTGCAAGTTCCactggtgctgtgctgtgcgCTGCGAGCAGTGCCGCAAACGGGTCACCAAGTACTTCTGTGTCCGCAAGGAGAagcgggagcggagcggaggTGGCGGAGCCAGCCGCAAGCTCAAGAGAAAGCTCTAA